A segment of the Streptomyces pactum genome:
CGGGCGTCCGGCGTCCGGCCTCGGGCGTCCGGCGTGAGACCTCAGGCGTCGGGCGTCCGGCCTCAGGCCGTCAGCCGCTCCACTGCCGCGCGTACGCGCTCGTCCGTGGCCGTGAGGGCTACGCGGACGAAGTTGCCGCCCGCCGGGCCGTAGAAGTCGCCGGGGGCCACCAGGACGCCGCGTTCGGCCAACCGGGCCACCGTGTCCCAGCAGGACTCGTCGCGGGTGGCCCAGAGGTAGAGGCTGGCCTCGCTGTGCTCGATGCGGAAGCCGTGGCCGAGGAGCGCCCCGCGCAGGGCCGTGCGGCGGGCCGCGTAGCGCTCGCGCTGGACGCGGACGTGCTCGTCGTCGCCCAGAGCCGCCACCACGGCCGCCTGGGTCGGCGCCGGGGTCATCATGCCGCCGTGCTTGCGGATCTCCAGGAGGGGTCCCAGGACGGCCGGGTCGCCCGCGAGGAAGGCCGCCCGGTAGCCCGCGAGGTTGGAGCGCTTGGAGAGCGAGTGGACGGCCACCAGGCCGTCGTACGAGCCGCCGTTGACGTCCGGGTGGAGGACGGAGACCGGGTCGGCCTCCCAGCCCAGCTCCAGGTAGCACTCGTCGGAGACGACGAGGACGCCGTGCTGGCGGGCCCAGGACACGATCCGGGTCAGGTCGGGCTTCGACAGCACCTTGCCGGTCGGGTTCGACGGGGAGTTGAGCCACAGGAGCCGCAGGCCCGTCGGGTCCAGCTCGGTCGGGTCGTCGTACGCCTCGTACTCCGCGCGGGCCAGGCGCGCACCGACCTCGTACGTCGGGTAGGCCAGCCGCGGGAAGGCGACCCGGTCGCCGGGTCCGAGACCGAGCTGGGTCGGGAGCCAGGCGACGAGTTCCTTGGAGCCGACGACGGGCAGGACGTGGCGGTGGGTGACGTCCCGGGCGCCGAGGCGGCGCTCGACCCAGCCGGTGATCGCGTCGCGCAGTGCCGGGGTGCCCCAGACCGTCGGGTAGCCCGGTGAGTCCGCCGCGTCGATCAGGGCCTTCTGGATCAGCTCGGGGACCGGGTCGACCGGGGTGCCGACGGAGAGGTCGACGATGCCGTCCGGATGCGCGGCGGCCGTCTTCTTGTACGGCTCCAGCTTGTCCCAGGGGAAGGCCGGAAGCCGGTCGGAGACTGCGGACACGGTGACTGGCTCACTTTCTTCGGTGCGGCCGGTGCGGCCGGTGCGGCTGCGGGGCGAAACGCCTCGGTCCCGCACGGCGTCGATCGGGGCGATCAGCCGTACGGGACCGGGGCGGCGCGGTGCGGGGCCGCTCCTACTGGTTCTGCGGCGGCAGCGCGGCGACGAACGGGTGGTCGCGCTCGATCAGCCCCAGCTTGCTGGCGCCGCCGGGCGAGCCGAGCTCGTCGAAGAACTCGACGTTCGCCTTGTAGTAGTCCTTCCACTCCTCCGGAGTGTCGTCCTCGTAGAAGATCGCCTCGACCGGGCAGACCGGCTCACAGGCACCACAGTCGACGCATTCGTCCGGGTGGATGTACAAGGACCGCTGGCCCTCGTAGATGCAGTCGACCGGGCACTCCTCGATGCACGCCTTGTCCTTCACGTCGACACAAGGCTGCGCGATGACGTAGGTCACGCTGTCGTTCCTCCTCGATAGGGCGCTGGCGGGCCTCCTCAGGCTCCGCCGCCTGGCGCGCGGGAGCGCGGCGTCGTCGATGCCCGCCCCTAGTATCTCCGTTCTTGGGCATGATCCGAACAGGAGGGGTGGACCGACCCGTGGAAATCTCTGCCGCAGGGCGTCTTGAGGTTCGTATCACCGCTGCTGACGTGGGCAAACGAGTCTCCGTCCGGCGCTTGAGCGAACCGGGTGTCGCGGGCGGGAACTTCACCGACACGGTCGGTGTTCTCACATCATGGAACGACGGTGTGTTGCTCATCACACGGAAGAGTGGCGAATCCGTCCGTATCCCCGAGTCCGCGTTGGTCGCGGGGAAGGTCGTGCCGTCGGCGCCCGCGCGTCGGCGCGGACCCGCCGCCTCCTACGAGGAGCTGGCGAGGGTTGCCTCGCGGGCCTGGTGCCCCGTGGAGGGCGAGCGGCTCGGTGAGTGGGAGCTGCGGGCGGCCGCCGGGTTCACCCGGCGGGCCAACTCCGTACTCCCGCTGGGCGATCCGGGGCTGCCGCTCGACGAGGCGCTGACCGCCGTACGGCGCTGGTACGCCGAACGGGGCCTGCCCGCGTACGTCCAGACCGCGACCGGGGCCGAGGGCACGCAGGAGCTGCTGTCCGCCGAGCTGGAGCGGCGGGGCTGGATCCGGGAGGTGACGGCCGAGGTGTGGACCGGCGGACTGGCGCCGGTCGCCGACCTGGCGGAGGGGACCGGTGTGGCCCTGTCCCGGGAGGCGGACGAGGCGTGGCTGGCGCGGTACCAGCGCAAGGGGGTGAGCGACGTGGCCCTGCGGGTGCTGAACGCCGGACCGTCGGTGTGGTTCGCGACGGTGCCCGGTGCGGCCGCGGGCGCCCCCGCGGCGATCGGGCGGTGTGTCGTGGACGGGCGGTGGGCCTCGTTCGCGGCCGTCGAGGTCGACCCCGCGCAGCGTCGCCGGGGACTCGCGACCGCGGTGATGGCCGCGCTGGCCCGGCGGGCACTCGACGAGGGCGCGTCCGCGGCGTGGCTCCAGGTCGAGACGGACAACGCGGGGGCGCGGGCGCTGTACGCCGGCATGGGCTTCACGGCACATCACGCGTACCACCACTACCGGGAGCCCCCGAACGCCGGAACGGACCGGTAACCGATCACCGCGAAAGGGCACGAACCAGCCATGCGCCATCCTCATCCCCCGTCGCCGGAACGCTCCGCCGAGGTGCGGCGGCGGTTCGCCGAAGAGGCGCGGTCCGAGCGGCCCGACCTGGCCACGCTCTGCCTGCTGGTGGGCGCGGAGGCGGACGGGGCCCTGGACGAGGCGGGCCTGGACGCCGCGCAGATGGAGCTCGACCGGCTGGCCGGGCTGCTGCCGTTCCGGCCGGGGTCGCCGCAGGCCTGGGCGGTGGCGCTGCGGGACCTGCTCGGCGAGCGGTGCGGGTTCCACGGGGTCGCCGCCGACTACCAGCGGCTGGAGTCGTCGTTGCTGCACGAGGTGCTGCGGCGCCGGCGCGGGCTGCCGATCATGCTGTCGGTGGTGTGGCTGGAGGTCGCCCGGCGGGCGGGGGCCCCGGTGTACGGGGTCGCGCTGCCGGGGCACTTCGTGGTCGGGTTCGGGCCGGAGTTCGGACCCGACGAGTCCGGATCGCGGCTCGGACCGGAGTGCGGGCCGGAGGAGGGACGGGTGCTCGCCGATCCGTTCGACGGTGGCCGGGTGCTCAGTGGGAACGACGCGGAGCTGCTGGTCGCCGGGGCGACGGGGGCGGGGCTGCGGCCGTCGATGCTGAGGCCCGCGGCGCCGTTGGACGTGGTGTCGCGGATCCTGAACAACATCCGGGCGTGGGCGGCGGGCCGTCCGGAGCAGTCGGCTGTCGGGCTGTGGGCGATCGAGCTGGCGTTGCTGTTGCCGGCGCACGCGGCGCGGCTGCGGTACGAGCGGGCGCGGGTGCTGGTGCAGCGGGGGGAGTTCGCGGCGGGCGCCGGGGAGCTGGAGGCGTACGCGGAGGTTGTGGGGGCGGTGGACGAGGCGGTCGCGGAGCAGGTGCGGGGGGAGGCGCGGGTGGCTCGGTCCATGCTCAACTGAGGTTTCGCCGTCCGGGCCCCTCTGGCGGTACCGCTGACCCTTCTGGCGGTGCAGCCGGCCCTCCTGACTTCGGCGGTACAGCCGGCCCTCCTGGCGGGAGCCGGCGTTCGCGGTCACCGAGAAGGGGCGCCCGGCACTCGCCGGGCGCCCCTCGTCGAGCGGCGTCAGCTCGGGTTCGTCTCGATGACCGCCACGCGGTCGGTCTTGCTCTTGAGGGCCTGGCGCAGGGCGCCGTAGACGTCCTCGGGGGTGACGGGCGTCTTCTCACCGTTGGCCCGGGTGATGAGCACGCCGTCGAAAGCCCCGCCGTAGAGGTCCTCGAGGGCCTTCAGGTCGGGCTTGTCGGTCAGCTTGCCGTTGACGGCCGTGACCCGGAGGAACTTCCAGAGCGACTTCTCCGGGCTCATCGGGACGGGTTGCGCGCCGTCGGCCTGCACGGTCACCGGGGCCGACATCGCCGGTTCGGCGAACTCCTTCATCATCCGGTCGACCTCGGCCTTGGAGACCGTGGGCTGCTGGGTGGTGGTCGGCACGTTCACGGGGGTGGCGGTGCCCGTCTCCACCTGGGCGCGGTACGCCTCTTGCACGGCCTCAGTCGACTTGTCGACGTCGATGCCCTTGCCGGGCTTGCCGTACACGGGGACGGCCTTGCCGGACTCGAACCTGATCGTGCCCTCGGTCACCGATCCGGCCCCGCCGGCGGCGTCCTCCAGGGCGGCGTGCAGCTTCTCCTCGTCGACGGGCATGACCGGGTCGACGACGCGCTGCCGGCCGAAGAGGGAGCCGATCACGGACACCGGGTTGTAGTCGCTCGTCGCCGCCGCGCTGGCCGTGGCCTGCGTGTCGAGCTGGAGTCCCGCCTGGTCCGGCTTGAGGGATACGGTCTCGCCGCCCACCGTGAGCTTGAGCGGTTCGCTCGCGCGCTCGGACAGGACGTCGTCCAGCTTCTCGACGGCGTCGTCGCGCGTACTGCCGCCGATGTCGACGCCGAGCACGGTGGTGCCCTTCGGCACGTCGGAGCGGTTCATGAGCAGGCCGGCGCCGTAGGTGACACCGGCGATCACGACCAACCCGCCGACGAGCAGCGGGAGCTTCCCGCGCCCCTTCTTCTTCGCCGGCTTGGCCGAGCCCGCCGGGGCCGTGGAGACCGGTTCGGGCAGCTTCGGGGGCGTGTGCGGCAGCGGTCCATCGCCGGGCGCGCCCTGGAACGGCGGCGCGTTCCGGTCGGTCGGCACGACGGGGATGCCGCTGGTGACGGTGTTCCCGGAGACGTTGTCCGGGTTGCCGTAGCCGGGGGTGCCCGGCTCGGGGGCCGGCTTTTGCGGGGTGAGGATCGCGGTGTCGTCGCTGAGCCCGCCGCCGGGGCCGGGGCGCGCGGCGTCCGGGCCGGCGCCCTGCGGCCTGCCCGGGCCAGCCGGGCCACCCGGACCAGCGGGACCGCCCATGCCACCCGGACCACCCGGACCACCGGGGCCACCGGGGCCACCCGGGCCGCGCATGGCGTTCGGTGCGGGCCCGCGCTGTCCGTCGGGCGCGCCGGGGCCGCCCTGCGCCCTGGCACCCAGACCGCCGAGATCGCCGAGATCACCGACCGGGGGCGGTGTCAGCCGGCTGTCCCCGGTGACCGGGCCGCCCGTCGCGCCCGCGGGGCCCTGGGGGCCGCCGTACGGTGACTGCCCGTTCGGGCCGCCCTGCCCGCCGCGGGGGCCGGGGCGCTGGTCGCCCTGGCCGTTCTCCGAGAAGTACGGCAGGTCGTCGCGGCGCGGTCCGGCACCGCCGTCGGGGCCCGGGCGGGTTCCGCCGCCGTTGCCGTTGCCGCCGCCGTTGCCCAGCGGTCCCGACGCCAGCGCCTCGGTCACGTCGAAGGAGCCGGTACCGCCGCCGTGACCGGGCGCCACGGGTCCGCCGGTCGCCCCGGACAGTCCGGCGCCGTTGGTGGAGCCGGGGCGGGTTGTGCCCGGCACGTTCATGGAGCCGACGACGCCACCGGGACGGCCACTCCCGCCGCCCGGTCGCGCACCGGCACCGGAAGCACCGGCACCCGGCCCCGCGGGCCCCGCGGAAGGCGCGCCCGGCGGGCCCGCGGCAGCTCCGGAACCGCCGGGCAGACCGGTGCCGTTGGCGGGGCCGCCACCCTGAGCGCCCGCGCCCGGACCGGACTTGCGCGGCGCGAACCAGTCGCTGGTCGGCTTCTCCTCGCCCGGCCGGGCGTGCTGAGCCGGCTCGGCGGGGGCCTCGACGGCTCCCGTGGGCCCCGCGGCACTCGGTGCGGGCGCGGGCGCGGGCCGCTCGGCCGTCGCCTCCGTGTCGCCGGCGGCGCCCTCGGCGTCCGCGACGGGCTTGCGCATGACGACCGGCGGGATGGGCCGCGACCCGGGGATGTTGATCCGGATTCGGGTCGTCAGCGTCGTCTCGGTCTTGCGCTCCTCCGGCCGCGGGGCCGAACGGCCCGCGTCCGCACCGGCGTCGGAAGCCGTGGGTGTCCCGTAGGGCGGGGTACCCGACGGGTATGCGGCTCCGCCGCGCCCGTGGGGCCCGGAGGACGGACTGTCAGTTTCACGACTCAAGGCAGGTTCTCCCGGTTGGCTCCGCCGCCCGGCACACCAGAAAGCGGGCGGCTCGGCGGCGCGCACCACCATACTGGCCACTTCTCGCGCGTATCCCGCGACCGCCGGGGAAACCCACACCGGACTCGCACGCCCGCGCCCCGGCGAAGTGGTACGTCACTTGCCAAGTCGGGCGGCGTCGCCGTCCGGTTGCCGCACGGGCGCCAGGGTGGCACACATCACAGCGACGGCGATCCCGCCGAGCAGGAAGAGGTAGGAGCCGCTGTCGGCGGCGAAGAGGAAATCGCCCTCGGGACGGCTGCTGGTGAGCAGGACCACGGCGAGCGCCCAGCCCGCGGCGGGCGCGACGGCCCCGCCCCGGCGCCCCACGGCCCGGCCCGCGCCGACGCAGAGTCCCGCCTCCGCGGCCAGCGCGAGCAGCAGTCCGCCCGGGAACCACCCGGGCTGCACCAGCGCTCCCGCCACGCCGACGACCGCGCCGAGCACGAAGAGCCCCAAGTAGAGGGCGGCCCGCCCGAGGGACGGCGCGCGCAGGGGCTGCGCCAGGGCGGAGGTCGTGGGTTCGCCGCGCCCGCTCACGACGCCTCCTCGGTCTCGATCCCGGCGAAGAGGTCGCTCTCGCGCCCGCCCCCGGCCGCTGCCGGCTCGCCTCGCACCAGTTCGTAGTACTCGGTGGTGAAGAGGGGCTGGGCCAGTGCGTTGGAGAGGACGAAGTACGGCCCGTCCACGGTGATCTGGGTGGCGTGCGCGCGCATGGCGGCGGCCTTGGCGGCGTGCGTGGAGCCCTCGCCGCGGATCTCGGCGGTGATCCGCTCGTCGTCGACGACGCCCGGTACGTGGTCGATGGCGGCCGCCTTCTCGAAGGACAGGCCCGGCAGCTCCTCGCCCAGCCTGGCGAAGGCGTCCTCGGCGACGGTGCGCGGCACCCGGTTCCAGTAGACCTTGGCGACCGGGCACCCCGCCTCGGCGGCCAGCTCCACCGCCCGCATGGCGATGCGGTGGGCCTGGATGTGGTCGGGGTGGCCGTATCCGCCGTCGGGGTCGTAGGTGACGAGCACCTGGGGACGCACCTCGCGGATCACCTCGACGAGGAGCTCTGCGGCCCGGTCGACGTCGGCCTGCCAGAGGCATCCGGGGTCGTCGTTGTCGGGCAGTCCCATCATCCCCGAGTCGGCGAACCGTCCCGGCCCGCCGAGCAGCCGGAAGTCGTCGACGCCGAGCGCGCGCATCGCGGCCGCCAGCTCGCCCCTGCGGTGCCCGCCCAGGGCGGCGCCGGTCAGATGCGCGAGCTCGGGCGGGATGACCTCGCCCCGCTCGCCGAGGGTGCAGGTCACCAGCGTCACGTGGGCGCCCTCGGCGGCGTACCTGGCCATGGTGACGCCGTTGTTGATCGACTCGTCGTCCGGGTGCGCGTGCACCAGCAGCAGACGCCGGGCGGGGAGTTCCGTCATGGGCTCCACCCTATGAGGCCGCGTGCTCGTCCTCGTAACGCGGGAGACCGTCCGTGGGGATCGTCCACTCCGCGACGGTGACCTCCTCGCCGTAGACGAAGTCCTTGCGGGTGGCGTAGCGGGGGCCGTCCGGGGTGGCGTGGATGTCGGTGAAGACGGCGCCGGTGCCGGTGCGGGGGTCGAAGACCGCGTGGGCCCGGTAGAGGTGGGAGGCGCCCTGCGGTGCGCTGTGGGGTGCGATGGTCATGGCGCTCGCTCCTCGTCGTCTGTGCCCACGGGCTCGGGCAAGGACCGTCACGTTCATGCTAGGCGTCCTCCAGGTGGTCGGTTCGGCAGTCGCGGCAGCGGCCGGGTTCCGGGGCGCGGAAGCCGCGGTCGCAGTCGTCGCAGTTCTGCAGGGGGGCCGTACCGGGGGCGGCGTGGCCGGTACGCGGAACGGGGGCGGGGGCGGTAGCTGGGCCATGAGGCGGTGGGCGAGGAAGGCGGCGGGGCGGCGCAGTCCCTCGGGTGGCAGGTCGGCGGTCAGGACTTGGTGTACGGCTGCGGGGCCGACGTCCCGCTCCAGCCAGGCGGCGACGCCTGGAGCCAGGTGGTCCGTGTCGCAGGCGGAGAGGAGCAGGCGGGAGTCGACGCGGTGGAGGCCCGCGAGGAGATCGGTGGCCTTCTGGAGCAGGGCCGGGACGGGGTGCCCGGGGCGCGGGACCGTGGGCAGGGTCTTCCGGGGTGCGCGCCGCTCGCGCTGGCCACGTTGCCCGTGCGGCTCCCGCCGTGTCTCCTGATCCTCGGCCCCCTCCCGCGGCCCGCACCTGTCGCGGGCCGAGGCGGGCTGGTTGCAGGAGACGGTCCGGGTGACGATGCGGCCGTCAGGAGTGCGTACGCGTTCCCGGCGCAGGTAGCCGTGGGCTTCCAGCTCGCGCAGGGCGGCTGAGATCCGGGTCGCTCCCTCGGGGAAGCGGGCGGTGAGGGTCTTGATGTCGGCGGGGGCGCCCTTGGGCAGCGACTGGAGGTGCGTGCCGAGCCCGATGGCCAGGAGCGACAGCTCGCGGTGCTGGGCCAGGTGGTTGCCGACCACCGTGAAGCGGGTGGCGTGGCGGGTGTTGTCGTGGACGATCCCGCCGGTGCGGTGGGCCGCGCCGGGCCGCCGGTTCGGGTGCTTGTCGCCCGCAACGCGGGCCTGGGCGTGCGGGGGCACGCTGGTTCCGGTGCCTGGAGACGCCGTGTCCGCGACTGTCCAGGGCTTGTCCGGTGCCGTCCGGGCCGTCGGCGGCGTTGCTGTGGGTAGGGCAACGGCCGTACGGCGCGGGACTACGGAGGGGCGCGACATGTCGGTGGACGTCGAGACGGAACAGACGGACGAGCCGGGATGGGAGGTGGACCCGGACGACGACTGGGCGCTCGCCGTGATCGCCACGGTGGGACGGCAGTTGAAGCTGCGGCGCGAGGCGGCGGGGATGCGGGCCGCCGAGTTCGGAGTGGCGGTCGGGTACGGGGAGGACATGGTCTACAAGGTCGAGGGCGGCAAGCGCATCCCCCGGCTCGACTATCTCGACACCGCGGACCAAGTACTGGACGCGGGCGGGCTCATCTCGGCGATGAAGGAGGACGTGCGGAAGGTCCGGTACCCGAAGAAGGTGCGGGATCTGGCGCAGATGGAGGCGCGGGCGGTGGAGCTTCAGCTCTACGACCCCGTGAACGTCCACGGTCTGTTGCAGACGCCGGAACACACACTGGCACTGTTCCGGATGCGGCGTCCGGGATACGCCCAGGAGGAGATCGAGCGGGGCGTGGCCGCCCGCATGGCCCGGAAGGCAGTCTTCGAACGTGACCCCGCACCCGAACTCAGCTTCGTCCAGGACGAGTGGACGCTTCGACGACGTCTCGGCGGCTCCGTCGTGATGCGTCGACAGCTTGAGCACCTGCTCGAAGTCGCGCAGTTGCGGAACGTCGAGATCCAGGTGATGCCGATG
Coding sequences within it:
- a CDS encoding bifunctional succinyldiaminopimelate transaminase/glutamate-prephenate aminotransferase, encoding MSAVSDRLPAFPWDKLEPYKKTAAAHPDGIVDLSVGTPVDPVPELIQKALIDAADSPGYPTVWGTPALRDAITGWVERRLGARDVTHRHVLPVVGSKELVAWLPTQLGLGPGDRVAFPRLAYPTYEVGARLARAEYEAYDDPTELDPTGLRLLWLNSPSNPTGKVLSKPDLTRIVSWARQHGVLVVSDECYLELGWEADPVSVLHPDVNGGSYDGLVAVHSLSKRSNLAGYRAAFLAGDPAVLGPLLEIRKHGGMMTPAPTQAAVVAALGDDEHVRVQRERYAARRTALRGALLGHGFRIEHSEASLYLWATRDESCWDTVARLAERGVLVAPGDFYGPAGGNFVRVALTATDERVRAAVERLTA
- the fdxA gene encoding ferredoxin, with amino-acid sequence MTYVIAQPCVDVKDKACIEECPVDCIYEGQRSLYIHPDECVDCGACEPVCPVEAIFYEDDTPEEWKDYYKANVEFFDELGSPGGASKLGLIERDHPFVAALPPQNQ
- a CDS encoding GNAT family N-acetyltransferase, with protein sequence MEISAAGRLEVRITAADVGKRVSVRRLSEPGVAGGNFTDTVGVLTSWNDGVLLITRKSGESVRIPESALVAGKVVPSAPARRRGPAASYEELARVASRAWCPVEGERLGEWELRAAAGFTRRANSVLPLGDPGLPLDEALTAVRRWYAERGLPAYVQTATGAEGTQELLSAELERRGWIREVTAEVWTGGLAPVADLAEGTGVALSREADEAWLARYQRKGVSDVALRVLNAGPSVWFATVPGAAAGAPAAIGRCVVDGRWASFAAVEVDPAQRRRGLATAVMAALARRALDEGASAAWLQVETDNAGARALYAGMGFTAHHAYHHYREPPNAGTDR
- a CDS encoding transglutaminase-like domain-containing protein; translated protein: MRHPHPPSPERSAEVRRRFAEEARSERPDLATLCLLVGAEADGALDEAGLDAAQMELDRLAGLLPFRPGSPQAWAVALRDLLGERCGFHGVAADYQRLESSLLHEVLRRRRGLPIMLSVVWLEVARRAGAPVYGVALPGHFVVGFGPEFGPDESGSRLGPECGPEEGRVLADPFDGGRVLSGNDAELLVAGATGAGLRPSMLRPAAPLDVVSRILNNIRAWAAGRPEQSAVGLWAIELALLLPAHAARLRYERARVLVQRGEFAAGAGELEAYAEVVGAVDEAVAEQVRGEARVARSMLN
- a CDS encoding DUF6113 family protein, which gives rise to MSGRGEPTTSALAQPLRAPSLGRAALYLGLFVLGAVVGVAGALVQPGWFPGGLLLALAAEAGLCVGAGRAVGRRGGAVAPAAGWALAVVLLTSSRPEGDFLFAADSGSYLFLLGGIAVAVMCATLAPVRQPDGDAARLGK
- the mshB gene encoding N-acetyl-1-D-myo-inositol-2-amino-2-deoxy-alpha-D-glucopyranoside deacetylase — its product is MTELPARRLLLVHAHPDDESINNGVTMARYAAEGAHVTLVTCTLGERGEVIPPELAHLTGAALGGHRRGELAAAMRALGVDDFRLLGGPGRFADSGMMGLPDNDDPGCLWQADVDRAAELLVEVIREVRPQVLVTYDPDGGYGHPDHIQAHRIAMRAVELAAEAGCPVAKVYWNRVPRTVAEDAFARLGEELPGLSFEKAAAIDHVPGVVDDERITAEIRGEGSTHAAKAAAMRAHATQITVDGPYFVLSNALAQPLFTTEYYELVRGEPAAAGGGRESDLFAGIETEEAS
- a CDS encoding helix-turn-helix domain-containing protein — its product is MSVDVETEQTDEPGWEVDPDDDWALAVIATVGRQLKLRREAAGMRAAEFGVAVGYGEDMVYKVEGGKRIPRLDYLDTADQVLDAGGLISAMKEDVRKVRYPKKVRDLAQMEARAVELQLYDPVNVHGLLQTPEHTLALFRMRRPGYAQEEIERGVAARMARKAVFERDPAPELSFVQDEWTLRRRLGGSVVMRRQLEHLLEVAQLRNVEIQVMPMDCEEHAGVDGGIEVLKFGDGTAVGRSPGIAGGRPVTDPRQLRILELRYGIIRAQALTPRESTAFIEQLLGET